DNA sequence from the Rubripirellula tenax genome:
CTGTTGGCGGAACCATAAACTTGAGCGGCGCAACGTCGACCGATTCGGACGGCACGATCGCGTCCTATGCTTGGGATCTCGATAACGACGGCCTGTACGACGACGCCATCACAGCCACCGCAACTTTTAACGCGGCCGCGACAGGAACGTTCACGGTTGGCCTTCAAGTCACCGACGACGACGGTGCCACCAGCACTGACACCGCGACAGTGACCGTTAACATTGAATCGGCTGCGATCTTCATCAATGAAATCATGGCCGACAACGACGCCACGATCGAAGATCCCGACGAAGCGGGAGCGTTCGAGGACTGGATCGAACTGTACAACCCTGGCACGACGTCGGTTGACCTTAGCGGGTTCTATCTGACCGATGACGCGGCCGACTCGACGCAGTGGCAATTCCCTGCCGGTTCAACGATCGACGCGGGTGGCTATCTGATCATCTGGGCCGATGACGAAATCGATCAAGGTGACAACCACGCTTCATTCAAACTGTCGGCCGGTGGTGAATCAGTGTTACTCTATAACGTTGACGGAACCACCTTGGTTGACTCCGTTACATTTGGCGAGCAAACGACCGATATCTCTTACGGTCGTTTCCCAGACGGCTCGTCAACCTTGACCGTGTTGTCGGCCGCTAGTCCAGGTGCCACGAATACCAACGAAGTCATTGAGAATATCGCCCCGACTGCTGAAGCTGGTGGCCCCTACACAGGAACGGTCGGCGAAATGATCACGCTCAGCGGCGCGACTTCAACGGATCCCGATGGCACGATCACGAGCTACGCTTGGGACTTGGACAACGATGGCCAGTACGATGACGCAACTGGCGTAACGGCGATGTTTACGGCGACTGCAACCGGCACGTTCACGGTCGGTCTGCAAGTCACGGACGACGACGGAGCCACCAACGCCAACACGGCTTCGGTAACGGTGACTGCCGATGCGTCTGTGATCTTCATCAACGAGATCATGGCCGACAATGACACGACGATCGAAGATCCCGATGAAACGGGCGCGTTCGAAGATTGGATCGAACTGTTTAACTCCGGCACGGACTCCGTCGACCTCAGCGGATACTACCTGACCGATGACGCCGCCGATGCGACGCAGTGGCAATTCCCCGTCGGATCAACCATTGCCGCAGGCGGTTACCTGATCATTTGGGCCGATGGCGATACGGACCAAGGCAACAGTCATGCTTCGTTTAAACTGTCTGCCGGTGGAGAGTCCGTGCTGCTCTACAATGTCGACGGAACAACCCTGGTCGACTCGGTTACGTTTGGTGAACAAACAACCGACATATCGTATGGTCGATTCCCTGACGGTTCGGCGACCCTAACGGTATTGTCAGCCGCGACTCCCGGTGCAACCAACACCAACGATGTCATTGCAAATATTGCCCCAACCGCCGAAGCCGGTGGTCCCTACTCAGGAACCGTCGGCGATACGATCACACTCAGCGGTGCGACATCGACCGACACCGATGGCACGATCGAAACGTACGCATGGGATCTCGATAACGACGGCCTGTACGATGACGCAACCGGCGTGACGGCAAGCTACTCGGCTGCCGCGGCGGGTACGTTCACGGTCGGATTGCAAGTCACCGACGACGCAGGTGCAACCAGCACCGACACAGCGACAATCGCCGTGGGCGTGGCCACGACGCCTGGGCTTGTTTTGACACAAACCAATGGTTCAACGATCGTCAGTGAATCGGGATTGACCGATACGATCAGCGTTTCGTTATCGAGTCAACCGGCAGCTAGCGTTACGGTCGGTATCGTTAGTAAAGACACCGGCGAGGTAACCGTGTCAATCAGTCAACTGACGTTTACGCCAGAAAACTGGAGTGTCCCGCAAGAGATAACGCTCAGTGCTGCCGACGACCAACTTGACGATGGAAGTCAGAGCACAACCGTTACCTTCTCCATCACAAGCACCGATGCGGACTATGGGGCGTTGGCGAATGTCGACGTCGATGTCACCACCCATGACGTTTCTACATCGAATTCGCCGACGCGAATCTACACACCAGACTTCGTTACTCGAATTCATGTCATTCCCGGCGACAGCATCCCGACGGCCATCCTTTTCCAAGCCGTAGCAGATGCCGAAATCTCGGTAATCCCCATCAACACCGCTAGCGTCGGGCAAACGATCCGCATCGTCGATCAAAGTGTCTCGCAAGTGGACTTTTTCGCCGAAGGTGTAACACGAGCTACCATTACGGCAGGCGGTCTTTACGCGATCATTTTCGAATCACACGAGGAAAGCCGCAGCTATACCGTGCAATCGACCGCCGGTACGGATGCATTCATTCCTTCGGCTCCCACCAACTTCCTGCAGTCGACTGACACCAACGGCGACAGTCGAACCACAGCAATTGATGCGTTGGTCATCATCAACCAGCTAAGCCGACTGGAAACCGCCGAAAGTGAAGAACTGCCAAGTGCTTTGATGTATGACGTCAACCACGACGGCAACACGACTGCGCTGGATGCCCTCCTGGTCATCAACCAACTCAGTCATCAAAGTCTCGCACCCAGCGAAGGGGAGTTCGTGCCGTCGGTGGTACAGCAGATCTTGCCCTTGTCGAATTCGTTGACCACCACGATCGCGGATGACGAGTGTGATTCAATCGCGCTGGACGACGAATCCTTGTCAGCTGATTCCACGACGTTGTCCGAAATGACGTCGTTTCAGTCACGATCGTCCGCGGTTGCCCAACTCGTTGAAGAAGGCGAATCCGCCGTATCGGAAGACGACTTGGACCTGCTTGCCAGTGACTTGCAACAAACGTTGGGTCTGAGGCAGCTATTGGCGAGTCAGCGATCGTGATCTGTCGAACGGCAACACGTTGCCAGGTCCTAATCGGAGGCCGTTGCCCGCATCGATGTTTGCCCGGCCCAACAGGGCTGTTACAATCGTGATAGCACTAGCCCGACAGTTCTACTGCCCATGCGGTTCCGACCCTGTTCATCAAGACCTTGTTATTTCGATTTGAACGCCCCAGCAATATGATGCCTGTCGTCATGGCGTTGTTGCTTTCGTTGCCAAGTCTTGGAATCACGACCTTGGTTTCCCGTTCACTGTTCAGCAGCGAACGGCTGATGGAGATAGAAGAAGTCGAGGAGTTCTTTTCGTGCTCGTTCAGAAAGCTTGCACAATCAAACCAGAGATCGAACAGGTACACGTCAAACGAACTGAATTGTTTTTCGCATGGTTCTCCCGCCCGCAAGGTGACATCACCTCGCGATTTCATTCCGGCGTGCTTCTTTGACGGACACCGTCTTGCGAACGGATCTCTTGCGCCGATGCGCTGTTAGGCCGCCCCGTCGGTCGGTCCTTCTTTCGCCGAGATACTGCCACATTCCGTGTTGTGTTTTCGTTTCGACTTGCTGATTGGCAGGGCGAGAGATCGCGCGACCCATCGTTGATTTCGGCGTACTGCTTAGGAATCGGCGCTGTTGAGTAGTTTTACGACGCATTCCATTTCGCACATTTATTCTAAATCAAACCCAAATGAACCAATCCGATATATCGCTTTCGCCAAGTTCGCTGTTTCGGGACATCCTCGCCGGATTGGTGGTTTTTCTCGTCGCATTGCCACTTTGCCTTGGCATCGCGCTCGCGTCCGGCGCCGACTTGTTTTCCGGATTGCTTGCCGGCATCGTCGGCGGCTTGGTAGTCGGGGCGATCAGCGGTTCGCATACCAGCGTTAGTGGGCCGGCCGCCGGTTTGACGGCGATCGTTGCGGCACAGATCGCGTTACTTGGATCTTTCAGGGCATTCTTGTTGGCCGTCATGATCGCCGGCGTGATTCAAATCGGCTTTGGAATTGCCAAGGGCGGAGCGCTATCAGCGTTCTTTCCCTCAAGCGTGATCAAAGGATTGCTCGTCGCAATCGGTGTGATTCTGATTCTGAAACAGATACCACACATTTTCGGGCACGATACAGACCCCGAAGGCGAGATGTCGTTCCAGCAACCGGATCATGAAAACACTTTGACGGAACTGTTCACAGTGATCGCTGGTGAAATTCACGTCGGTGCGATGGCGATCGGATTGTTATCAGTTGCGTTATTGGTGCTCTGGGATCGAATTCCCGCGTTGAAGAAATCGCTCGTTCCCGCACCGCTTATTGTCGTGCTATTCGGCGTTGCACTTAGCGTTTGCTTTCGCGGATTGGGTGAGAATTGGATCATCGAAGCGACGCATTTGGTTCAGATCCCGACTGCCGCGAATTTCTCTGAATTTGTTGGATTCCTTCGCCTGCCGGACTTTTCGCAAGTGAGCAATCCGGCGGTCTACCTCGCCGCCGTCACCATCGCGGTCGTTGCCTCGCTAGAAACGCTTTTGAATCTGGAAGCTGTCGATAAGCTGGACTCTTCCAAACGGAATTCACCGCCCAGTCGCGAGCTTGTCGCCCAAGGCTGCGGAAACGTGGTCTGCGGATTGATCGGCGGCCTGCCGATCACGTCGGTCATTGTCCGTGGTTCCGTCAACGTCGGAGCCGGCGCCAAGTCCAAGTTCTCGGCGATATTTCATGGTGCGTTGTTGCTCGTCAGCGTGGCGATTTTGCCGCGATACATGAACATGATTCCGCTCTCTGCGCTGGCTGCGATTCTGTTCGTGACGGGCTTCAAGCTAGCCAGCCCCAAAATCTTCAAACAGATGTGGAGCCAGGGGCGGTATCAATTTGTGCCCTTCATCATCACGGTCGTCGCCATTGTCTTCACCGATCTGTTGGTGGGAATTTTGATCGGTTTGGGAACGAGCGTTCTGTTCATTCTTAATAGCAACCTGAGACGACCCATCCGGCGAATTATCGAGACCCGGGTGGCCGGCGAAGTGATGCACATTGAACTGGCAAGTCAGGTGAGTTTCCTGAATCGCGCAGCGATTGACCAAATCTTCAGCGAAGCAAAACGCGGAAGCAATCTGGTAATTGATGCGACGCACACGGATTACATCGACCCGGATGTCTTGAGCCTGATTCGGGACTTTCGAGATGAGATCGCCCCTGCGCGAGGCATTGCGGTCAATCTTCGGGGCTTCAAGCCAAAGTACCAATTGAAAGACGAAGTTCAGTTTGCAGACTATTCGACTCGTGAAGTTCAGGGGCAGCTTTCCGCAGACCAAGTGATCGACATCCTGCGCGAAGGAAACCGTCGATTCACAAGCGGAAAGCGGTTGAATCGCGATCTCGGAAGCCAGGTACAAGCAACCGCCGATGGGCAAAGTCCTTTGGCCGCCATCCTTAGCTGCATCGATTCTCGCGTGCCGGCGGAGATCGTCTTCGACTTAGGCGTCGGAGACATCTTCAGCGTCCGAGTCGCGGGCAACGTGATTGGCACAAAGTCGTTGGGAAGTCTTGAGTTTGCCGTCGGCGTATCGGGCGTCAAAACGGTGGTGGTTCTTGGCCACACCCGATGCGGCGCTGTAACAAACTCCGTCAAGCTCGTTGTCGATCAGAAGAGTGCTCAGGCCGTCACTGGTTGCGAGCATTTGCAATCGATTGTCGACGAAATCAAACCGAGCGTACCCGGCTTGGCCGTCGGAGCATTGGATCAGCTTTCAACCGTGGCGTTTGAAGAGATGGTGGACCAGGTTTCTAAGCAAAATGTCCGGCACACCGTCGAGCAGGTCATCAACCGTAGCACGGTGATACGCGAGGCCGTCCATCAAGGGCGCGTAAAAGTGATCGGGGCGTTGTACGACGTCAAATCCGGCAACATCGAATTCTTTGACCCCAAATGAACGCAATCGGACATTTCCAACGAGCGATTTACTTTTGCGGATCACGACTGCGTTCACTCGATTAAGCCGACTTTTGACAAATCGATCGGCTCGAAGCCTAGTTTCAAAGCGGGCGAGTTCGGTTGCAATCGAAAGTCACCCTGGGCTGGATCAACGAATAGCGGATCAACGGCTAGGCTGTGCAAATCGACTCCGTCAGCCTTTTGTTTTTCCAACATTTGATTGCCCAGGCCCTGTTCGGCAGCACAGTAGTAAATGTTGAAGTCCGTTTCGGCATCTTTTGCATTCGCCAAAGATCTGCCGCGGCGGTCCTCGCTGACGCGGTCGTTACGAGCCGGCAGCTCGTCAATGAAGGTACATTCATTCGACGATGAATAGAAAATGTTTCGCTGAATCGTGGCACCGGTCAATGGCCCTTCCCGGAGGGACAAATAGTATCCACGGGGCGGTGCGATGATGTCGGCGACGATGTTGTTTTCGCAACGATTGTTCAACTTCAACAGGATTCCCTGCGACGTACATTTGTAGATCAAATTCTCGGCGATCAACGTATCCATCTGCCCGCCATCGGTGCGAATGGCCGCCTGCATGATCATCGGTGCAACCAGATGATGGACGTAGTTCCGGCGGATTTCGTTGCCAGCACCTGCGCCGCGAATGTAGATCGCATTGCCGTCGCCCAACATTTCCATTGCGTGATGGATCTCGTTGGCTTCGATCGCATTCTTCCGCGTGTGAAGGTAGGGACGCACATCCTCAAGAGTCGGCTTCTTGGGCAAGTCCAAGATTTCATGTCGGCGGATGGTTCGCCCGAGTTCTCGGCCGCTTTTCACAAAAAAATCCGTCATGCAACCCGAAAGAATGATCGCGGTGTACGGCGTGTGATGTATTAGGTTGTTCGCCACGCGATTTTCGCCGCTTTGCCACACCATGATGCCGGGCGAATGTGAATAGATTTTCCCGATATGGTGAATGTGATTGTTGTAGACGAGATTGTTTTTGTTCACGTCCTTGGCTCCCGGCCCGTATCCACAAAGCAGAATGCCGGCGCCTCCCATATGCTCGATCAAGTTACCGACGATCTTGTTGTGCTGGCCGTGCAGGTCGACACGGATCGCGCCACCGCCACTGTGGGCGAATCGACATTTTTCGATCGTGCAGTTTTCTGTCCCGCGAAGGCGAACGAGCGCGTTAGGTTTGTCGTGCATGTCCCAGTCGTGCTGTAGTCCGGCATCGTCCTGTTCCA
Encoded proteins:
- a CDS encoding lamin tail domain-containing protein, translating into MPKPQDFLSRAFSRLSGSRDRKTTRRRRPSRRLSAEALEARQLLAGDLFINEIMASNTTTIEDPDEAGAFEDWVEIYNAGTTAVDLGGMYLTDDVDAPTQWQFPTGSTIAAGGFLLIWADSEPEQGDNHASFKLSASGETVALYDTDGTTLVDSIEFGEQVTDIAFGRSPDGSETLSVLTTPTPGAANSVVGEANLAPTANAGGPYFGTTADTISLSAASSSDSDGSIATYAWDLDHDGEYDDATGESVSFSSTTVGTFVVGLQVTDDDGATSVDTGTIKISQVGEVASPWEAVTIDDEAAAFFDDTYVHELSITFEDDDWYNTLFTSHDTDAADPYFQANFVADGVALDNVGVRFKGNSSFSGSGVKKSIKIDFNEYEDLTFMGMKKLNLNNNFNDPTMLREKLFYDYASNFVEGVGRAVFTRVTINGEFYGLYTAVEQVDSTFTQSRFGDDEDGNLYKGTASDDAVLSDPQADFGSDLTYLGTDQAAYEAFYELKTNEAANDYSQLIEMIDVLNNTPSAELADAIEPLLDVQDTLASLALNNLFVNLDSYSGAAHNYYLYDRDDTGQFTHLLWDANESFGTFTQFVDRGTNVVQLDPFFLPVGTGGRPGQPVEEELRPLAENLWAVDEYSTDYLRDLQQMLEQGFDVTSATARINKLADLIRADVSEDPNKQFTTAQFELNLTNNVTAGNRTLYGLTSFIGNRSSYLTSALSQYDLEPESVGVYINEIMADNDATIEDPDEAGAFEDWIELYNPGTTPVDLSGLYLTDDATDPTQWEFPRGSTIDAGGYLIIWADGDTDQGDNHASFKLSAGGESVLLYNNDGSTLVDSITFGQQTTDVSYGRFPDGSSTLNVLSAATPGASNTNDTTPNNVAPTAEAGGPYTGTVGGTINLSGATSTDSDGTIASYAWDLDNDGLYDDAITATATFNAAATGTFTVGLQVTDDDGATSTDTATVTVNIESAAIFINEIMADNDATIEDPDEAGAFEDWIELYNPGTTSVDLSGFYLTDDAADSTQWQFPAGSTIDAGGYLIIWADDEIDQGDNHASFKLSAGGESVLLYNVDGTTLVDSVTFGEQTTDISYGRFPDGSSTLTVLSAASPGATNTNEVIENIAPTAEAGGPYTGTVGEMITLSGATSTDPDGTITSYAWDLDNDGQYDDATGVTAMFTATATGTFTVGLQVTDDDGATNANTASVTVTADASVIFINEIMADNDTTIEDPDETGAFEDWIELFNSGTDSVDLSGYYLTDDAADATQWQFPVGSTIAAGGYLIIWADGDTDQGNSHASFKLSAGGESVLLYNVDGTTLVDSVTFGEQTTDISYGRFPDGSATLTVLSAATPGATNTNDVIANIAPTAEAGGPYSGTVGDTITLSGATSTDTDGTIETYAWDLDNDGLYDDATGVTASYSAAAAGTFTVGLQVTDDAGATSTDTATIAVGVATTPGLVLTQTNGSTIVSESGLTDTISVSLSSQPAASVTVGIVSKDTGEVTVSISQLTFTPENWSVPQEITLSAADDQLDDGSQSTTVTFSITSTDADYGALANVDVDVTTHDVSTSNSPTRIYTPDFVTRIHVIPGDSIPTAILFQAVADAEISVIPINTASVGQTIRIVDQSVSQVDFFAEGVTRATITAGGLYAIIFESHEESRSYTVQSTAGTDAFIPSAPTNFLQSTDTNGDSRTTAIDALVIINQLSRLETAESEELPSALMYDVNHDGNTTALDALLVINQLSHQSLAPSEGEFVPSVVQQILPLSNSLTTTIADDECDSIALDDESLSADSTTLSEMTSFQSRSSAVAQLVEEGESAVSEDDLDLLASDLQQTLGLRQLLASQRS
- a CDS encoding bifunctional SulP family inorganic anion transporter/carbonic anhydrase is translated as MNQSDISLSPSSLFRDILAGLVVFLVALPLCLGIALASGADLFSGLLAGIVGGLVVGAISGSHTSVSGPAAGLTAIVAAQIALLGSFRAFLLAVMIAGVIQIGFGIAKGGALSAFFPSSVIKGLLVAIGVILILKQIPHIFGHDTDPEGEMSFQQPDHENTLTELFTVIAGEIHVGAMAIGLLSVALLVLWDRIPALKKSLVPAPLIVVLFGVALSVCFRGLGENWIIEATHLVQIPTAANFSEFVGFLRLPDFSQVSNPAVYLAAVTIAVVASLETLLNLEAVDKLDSSKRNSPPSRELVAQGCGNVVCGLIGGLPITSVIVRGSVNVGAGAKSKFSAIFHGALLLVSVAILPRYMNMIPLSALAAILFVTGFKLASPKIFKQMWSQGRYQFVPFIITVVAIVFTDLLVGILIGLGTSVLFILNSNLRRPIRRIIETRVAGEVMHIELASQVSFLNRAAIDQIFSEAKRGSNLVIDATHTDYIDPDVLSLIRDFRDEIAPARGIAVNLRGFKPKYQLKDEVQFADYSTREVQGQLSADQVIDILREGNRRFTSGKRLNRDLGSQVQATADGQSPLAAILSCIDSRVPAEIVFDLGVGDIFSVRVAGNVIGTKSLGSLEFAVGVSGVKTVVVLGHTRCGAVTNSVKLVVDQKSAQAVTGCEHLQSIVDEIKPSVPGLAVGALDQLSTVAFEEMVDQVSKQNVRHTVEQVINRSTVIREAVHQGRVKVIGALYDVKSGNIEFFDPK
- a CDS encoding right-handed parallel beta-helix repeat-containing protein, encoding MLPLFLFSLVFLSSSVGAEQADFIVAVDGSDQWSGTLAEPNAAGSDGPFATLEKARDAVRDLKKTKATDIVVLIRGGTYRLKQTVVFGVQDSPSGEAKITYAAWPGETPAFSAGEEVNGWERVTDDVPGLSEQARGKVYVADVTRKFRTLFDADGLLPRARSAGFIPLKGSSRNQLHFPAGKLKSWSNVEDVEIVVRPHHAWIVNILPLKSVDEEAQTADTSIDATYAMNELHFLKTTDSCWVENVLEELDEPGEWVLDSKEGKVYLWPRIKSPVVAPTLTEMIRVEGEIDKQGPQDTPVRNLCFRGLTFGHGERYRLEQDDAGLQHDWDMHDKPNALVRLRGTENCTIEKCRFAHSGGGAIRVDLHGQHNKIVGNLIEHMGGAGILLCGYGPGAKDVNKNNLVYNNHIHHIGKIYSHSPGIMVWQSGENRVANNLIHHTPYTAIILSGCMTDFFVKSGRELGRTIRRHEILDLPKKPTLEDVRPYLHTRKNAIEANEIHHAMEMLGDGNAIYIRGAGAGNEIRRNYVHHLVAPMIMQAAIRTDGGQMDTLIAENLIYKCTSQGILLKLNNRCENNIVADIIAPPRGYYLSLREGPLTGATIQRNIFYSSSNECTFIDELPARNDRVSEDRRGRSLANAKDAETDFNIYYCAAEQGLGNQMLEKQKADGVDLHSLAVDPLFVDPAQGDFRLQPNSPALKLGFEPIDLSKVGLIE